In a single window of the Arachis hypogaea cultivar Tifrunner chromosome 6, arahy.Tifrunner.gnm2.J5K5, whole genome shotgun sequence genome:
- the LOC140173789 gene encoding uncharacterized protein — protein sequence MVGNRLMHIKRVAFDRFAANFALTFKGQDARRMLVNVAYAKTKAEFDYWFDIMRIENPAMFDWANRLKYDKWTQHQDGGRRFGHMMTNISECVNSILKGTRNLPVTALVKSTYGRLAELFVVRGQTAKAQFGSGQRFCQTLVKAIEHNLKDVRCFTVTLFDKHQSKYTVAETTPTGNFSLGTYRVSLRDRTCDCGYFQALHYPCCHAIECCAQSQLDWATYVHEFYTMSKVFSVYRMGFLPSIPEGLWPPYAGPTIVPDPNMRRAREGRPRSTRIRNTMDEADTSRRGGATL from the coding sequence ATGGTTGGAAATCGCCTCATGCATATCAAGCGTGTTGCATTCGACAGGTTTGCAGCTAATTTTGCTCTCACTTTCAAGGGTCAGGATGCAAGGCGAATGCTCGTGAATGTGGCGTATGCCAAGACTAAGGCCGAGTTTGACTACTGGTTTGATATTATGAGGATTGAGAATCCGGCCATGTTTGATTGGGCCAACCGACTGAAGTATGATAAGTGGACCCAACACCAGGATGGAGGCAGACGGTTCGGCCACATGATGACGAACATATCCGAGTGTGTTAACTCTATACTGAAGGGGACACGCAATCTGCCGGTTACTGCACTTGTCAAATCCACATATGGGAGGTTAGCAGAGCTTTTTGTCGTCCGAGGGCAGACAGCAAAAGCGCAATTTGGATCAGGCCAACGGTTTTGCCAGACACTGGTCAAGGCGATAGAGCACAACCTAAAAGATGTGAGGTGCTTCACGGTTACTCTATTTGACAAACATCAGTCTAAGTATACTGTGGCTGAGACGACTCCTACCGGTAACTTCTCGCTTGGAACGTATCGGGTTTCCCTTAGAGATCGTACTTGTGACTGCGGGTACTTTCAAGCTCTCCATTATCCTTGCTGCCATGCGATTGAATGCTGTGCTCAGTCCCAGTTAGACTGGGCTACGTACGTCCACGAGTTTTATACCATGAGTAAGGTGTTCAGTGTATATCGGATGGGGTTTTTGCCCTCTATTCCAGAGGGTCTGTGGCCACCGTACGCCGGTCCTACTATCGTCCCTGATCCTAACATGAGACGTGCCAGAGAAGGGCGACCGAGGTCAACAAGAATCCGTAACACCATGGATGAGGCCGATACTAGTCGCAGGGGCGGAGCTACATTGTAG